A genomic stretch from Croceibacterium aestuarii includes:
- a CDS encoding pyruvate dehydrogenase complex E1 component subunit beta has product MAIELKMPALSPTMEEGTLAKWLVKEGDTVSAGDVLAEIETDKATMEFESIDEGTVGKILVPEGSEGVKVGTVIAVLAGEGEDASDIAAPAPASTPAPADVPGEGKDVGRAPDRAEITRPQSSPRADDPEIPAGTNMITVTVREALRDAMAEEMRRDERVFVMGEEVAEYQGAYKVTQGLLEEFGDRRVIDTPITEYGFAGIGTGAAMGGLRPIVEFMTFNFAMQAIDHIVNSAAKTNYMSGGQMRCPVVFRGPNGAASRVAAQHSQNYGPWYASVPGLIVIAPYDASDAKGLLKAAIRCEDPVVFLENELLYGRSFELAQLDDHVLPIGKARIVREGSDVTIVSYSIGVGLALEAAEGLADEGIDAEVIDLRTLRPLDTQTILESLAKTNRLVVAEEGWPTCSISSEVIAVCMEQGFDHLDAPVLRVCNEDVPLPYAANLEKLALIDSSRIAEAARKVCYKD; this is encoded by the coding sequence ATGGCGATCGAGCTCAAGATGCCCGCGCTTTCCCCGACGATGGAGGAAGGCACGCTCGCCAAGTGGCTGGTCAAGGAAGGCGACACCGTCTCGGCCGGCGACGTGCTGGCGGAAATCGAGACCGACAAGGCGACGATGGAATTCGAATCTATCGACGAAGGCACCGTGGGCAAGATCCTGGTTCCGGAAGGCAGCGAGGGCGTGAAGGTCGGGACCGTGATCGCTGTGCTCGCGGGCGAGGGGGAGGACGCCTCCGATATCGCCGCGCCTGCGCCCGCTTCGACGCCAGCCCCGGCGGACGTACCCGGCGAGGGCAAGGACGTCGGGCGTGCGCCGGACCGGGCCGAGATCACCCGGCCGCAATCGAGCCCGCGGGCCGACGATCCGGAAATCCCCGCCGGTACCAACATGATAACGGTCACTGTTCGCGAAGCGCTGCGCGATGCGATGGCCGAGGAGATGCGGCGTGACGAGCGCGTCTTCGTGATGGGCGAGGAAGTCGCCGAATACCAGGGCGCCTATAAGGTGACCCAGGGCCTGCTCGAGGAATTCGGCGACCGCCGGGTGATCGACACGCCGATCACCGAATACGGCTTTGCCGGCATCGGCACCGGCGCGGCGATGGGCGGCCTCAGGCCGATTGTCGAGTTCATGACCTTCAACTTCGCGATGCAGGCGATCGACCACATCGTCAATTCCGCCGCGAAGACCAACTACATGTCGGGCGGCCAGATGCGCTGCCCGGTGGTGTTCCGCGGCCCCAATGGCGCGGCCAGCCGCGTCGCCGCCCAGCACAGCCAGAACTACGGCCCGTGGTACGCCAGCGTACCCGGCCTGATCGTCATCGCGCCCTACGATGCGTCGGACGCCAAGGGCCTGCTCAAAGCTGCCATCCGGTGTGAAGACCCGGTCGTATTCCTCGAAAACGAATTGCTTTATGGTCGTTCGTTCGAGCTTGCCCAACTCGACGATCACGTGCTGCCCATTGGCAAGGCACGGATCGTGCGCGAAGGCTCGGACGTCACCATCGTCAGCTATTCGATCGGCGTCGGTCTCGCGCTCGAAGCGGCCGAAGGGCTGGCCGACGAGGGCATCGACGCCGAGGTCATCGATCTGCGCACGCTGCGCCCGCTCGACACCCAGACGATCCTCGAGAGCCTGGCGAAGACCAACCGCCTGGTGGTGGCGGAAGAAGGTTGGCCGACCTGCTCGATTTCTTCCGAGGTCATCGCGGTATGCATGGAGCAAGGTTTCGACCATCTCGACGCACCCGTCTTGCGGGTGTGCAACGAGGACGTTCCGCTGCCCTATGCGGCCAATCTTGAAAAGCTGGCACTGATCGACTCTTCGCGCATCGCGGAAGCGGCGCGCAAGGTCTGCTACAAGGACTGA
- the pdhA gene encoding pyruvate dehydrogenase (acetyl-transferring) E1 component subunit alpha, whose product MAKAASPRSSKPAASPKSAAAKSSPKDAQADDNFALHSLQEDFEANRRYKAKKDELLSLYETMLLIRRFEEKAGQLYGLGLIGGFCHLYIGQEAVAVGLQSALTEGKDSVITGYRDHGHMLAYGIDPKVIMAELTGRQAGISHGKGGSMHMFSTEHAFYGGHGIVGAQVPLGAGLAFAHKYNDDGGITLAYFGDGAANQGQVYETFNMASLWQLPIVFVVENNQYAMGTSVKRSSAETHFYRRGTAFRIPGIAVNGMDVLEVRQAAEVAFQHVRAGGGPVLLELNTYRYRGHSMSDPAKYRTREEVQDQREHNDPIERVKADLAGLKVSEEALKDIDKAIRARVNEAAEFAENSPEPEPAELYTDVLVESY is encoded by the coding sequence TTGGCTAAAGCCGCCAGCCCACGCTCAAGCAAGCCCGCCGCCAGCCCGAAATCCGCGGCGGCAAAGTCTTCCCCCAAGGACGCTCAGGCCGACGATAATTTTGCGCTGCACAGCCTCCAGGAGGATTTCGAGGCCAACCGGCGCTACAAGGCAAAGAAGGATGAGCTGCTCTCGCTTTACGAAACGATGCTACTCATCCGCCGGTTCGAGGAGAAGGCCGGCCAGCTTTACGGTCTCGGCCTGATCGGCGGGTTCTGCCATCTTTACATCGGACAGGAAGCCGTCGCGGTCGGCCTGCAGTCGGCGCTGACCGAGGGCAAGGACAGCGTCATTACGGGTTACCGCGACCACGGCCACATGCTTGCCTACGGCATCGATCCCAAGGTCATCATGGCCGAGCTCACCGGCCGCCAGGCCGGCATCTCGCACGGCAAGGGCGGCTCGATGCACATGTTCAGCACCGAACACGCGTTTTACGGGGGCCACGGCATCGTGGGAGCGCAGGTCCCGCTCGGGGCCGGACTCGCCTTCGCCCACAAGTACAACGACGATGGCGGCATCACGCTGGCCTATTTCGGCGACGGCGCCGCCAACCAGGGCCAGGTCTACGAAACGTTCAACATGGCCAGCCTGTGGCAGTTGCCGATCGTCTTCGTGGTGGAGAACAATCAGTACGCCATGGGCACCTCGGTCAAGCGCTCGAGCGCGGAGACGCATTTCTACCGCCGCGGCACGGCGTTCCGCATACCCGGCATCGCGGTCAACGGCATGGACGTGCTCGAGGTTCGCCAGGCGGCCGAAGTCGCTTTCCAGCACGTGCGTGCCGGCGGCGGCCCGGTGCTGCTCGAACTCAATACCTATCGTTACCGCGGCCATTCGATGTCCGACCCGGCGAAATACCGGACCCGCGAGGAGGTGCAGGACCAGCGCGAACACAACGATCCGATCGAGCGGGTCAAGGCGGACCTTGCGGGGCTCAAGGTGTCCGAAGAGGCGCTGAAGGACATCGACAAGGCGATCCGCGCCCGCGTTAACGAAGCGGCCGAATTTGCCGAAAATTCGCCTGAGCCGGAACCGGCCGAACTCTACACCGACGTGCTGGTGGAGAGCTACTGA
- a CDS encoding FtsB family cell division protein, with product MNPRRPISALPREKLIQLGALCWLLLLGGMALAGPYGVLAWGENVSVLEKRQQQISELKQEKARLQNLVALLDPNHVDPDLSTELLRRDLNVAHPDEYILDLPQR from the coding sequence ATGAACCCTCGCCGACCGATATCTGCGCTGCCCCGTGAAAAGCTGATCCAGCTCGGCGCGCTTTGCTGGCTGCTGCTGCTTGGCGGGATGGCCTTGGCGGGGCCCTATGGCGTGCTCGCTTGGGGGGAGAACGTCTCGGTGCTCGAGAAGCGGCAGCAACAGATCAGTGAGCTGAAGCAGGAAAAGGCGCGGCTCCAAAACCTCGTAGCGCTCCTCGATCCGAATCATGTCGATCCCGACCTTTCGACCGAGCTTCTGCGGCGCGATCTCAACGTCGCCCATCCCGACGAATATATCCTCGACCTGCCCCAGCGCTGA
- the hppD gene encoding 4-hydroxyphenylpyruvate dioxygenase, translated as MTDLFDNPLGLDGFEFLEFSAPEKGVLEECFAGMGFTLVARHRSKDVQLWRQGAINFIANYEPKSPAAYFAAEHGPSACGMGFRVRDAGKAYAEALARGAEPANVNTGPMELNIPAIRGIGHSLIYLIDRYEDGENEALSIYDIDFVWEKGVDRHPEGAGLRIIDHLTHNVYGGRMSHWAAFYERIFNFREIRYFDIKGEYTGLTSKAMTAPDGKIRIPLNEEGQKGGGQIEEYLREFNGEGIQHIAMSCDNLYEVWDRLKACGTPFAPAPPDTYYEMLEGRLPGHGEPVEELRKRGILLDGSTEDGDPRLLLQIFSQTMIGPVFFEFIQRKKDEGFGEGNFTALFKSMEADQVRRGKLQAQDEESAD; from the coding sequence ATGACCGATCTTTTCGACAATCCGCTCGGCCTCGACGGCTTCGAATTTCTAGAGTTTTCAGCGCCCGAAAAGGGCGTGCTGGAAGAATGCTTCGCAGGAATGGGCTTCACACTGGTGGCGCGTCACCGCAGCAAGGACGTGCAGCTCTGGCGCCAGGGCGCGATCAACTTCATCGCCAATTACGAACCCAAGAGTCCCGCGGCCTACTTCGCCGCCGAACATGGCCCTTCGGCTTGCGGCATGGGGTTCCGCGTTCGCGACGCCGGAAAGGCCTATGCCGAGGCACTGGCCCGCGGAGCGGAGCCGGCCAACGTCAACACCGGTCCGATGGAACTCAACATCCCCGCAATCCGCGGCATCGGTCATTCGCTGATCTATCTCATCGACCGGTACGAGGACGGCGAAAACGAGGCGCTGTCGATCTACGACATCGACTTCGTGTGGGAAAAAGGCGTCGACCGGCATCCCGAAGGCGCCGGCCTGCGGATCATCGACCACCTGACACACAACGTCTACGGCGGACGCATGTCGCATTGGGCCGCATTCTACGAGCGCATCTTCAATTTCCGCGAGATCCGCTATTTCGACATCAAGGGCGAATACACCGGCCTGACAAGCAAGGCGATGACTGCACCCGACGGCAAGATCCGAATTCCGCTCAACGAGGAAGGCCAGAAAGGCGGCGGGCAGATCGAGGAATACCTTCGCGAGTTCAACGGCGAAGGCATCCAGCACATCGCCATGAGCTGCGACAACCTCTACGAGGTATGGGATCGCTTGAAAGCCTGCGGCACACCGTTCGCCCCTGCCCCGCCCGACACCTACTACGAGATGCTTGAGGGCAGACTGCCAGGCCACGGCGAACCGGTCGAGGAACTGCGCAAGCGCGGCATCCTGCTCGACGGCTCGACCGAGGACGGCGACCCGCGCCTGCTGCTGCAAATCTTCAGCCAGACCATGATCGGCCCGGTGTTTTTCGAATTTATCCAGCGCAAGAAGGACGAGGGCTTCGGCGAGGGCAATTTCACCGCCCTGTTCAAGTCGATGGAGGCCGACCAGGTGCGCCGCGGCAAATTGCAGGCCCAGGACGAGGAATCCGCCGACTGA
- a CDS encoding MarR family transcriptional regulator: MAEEAVSLIETFTLGALARARRKGETAGEPGEEFFDQLNLILNSLEPSVQGHGASGDGSPLIFQSELWQVLHKMRESAELSYAREVDLVELDRRILFLLRSKGPLVPAELSSAVGVDKAQVSRSVKRLLELRMVEREQIRSPVMLTRKGEALADRLLRLADLRNRELIFDIADDELERFFATIEVLLKRSVALYEQERARANTPDRGEGEGDVTIAQRRVDEAILVDRTRIMSPLLTLSAYFSRSGALAFKRRTGLSNFEAWVLNEIGMAAPIDWPTLTAALQRDHSQAGRTVKALMDRGLIARDGRPGRRHGKFYPTAEGQRLYNLIQETSVERSSFLMAPLGDEERTRFLATFDKLRRNAVAQLERERALEELDCD, from the coding sequence ATGGCCGAGGAAGCAGTCTCTCTGATAGAAACCTTCACCCTCGGTGCGCTGGCTCGCGCGCGGCGCAAGGGTGAGACAGCGGGGGAGCCGGGCGAGGAATTCTTCGACCAGCTGAACCTGATCCTCAATAGCCTCGAGCCCAGTGTGCAAGGACATGGCGCCTCGGGAGACGGGTCGCCGCTGATCTTCCAGAGCGAGCTGTGGCAAGTCTTGCACAAGATGCGGGAGAGCGCCGAGCTGTCCTATGCCCGCGAGGTCGATCTGGTCGAACTCGACCGGCGCATCCTGTTCCTTCTGCGCAGCAAGGGACCGCTGGTGCCGGCCGAACTGTCGTCTGCGGTCGGCGTCGACAAGGCGCAGGTCAGCCGCTCGGTCAAACGCCTGCTCGAATTGCGCATGGTCGAGCGCGAGCAGATCCGCTCCCCGGTTATGCTGACCCGCAAGGGGGAGGCTTTGGCCGACCGCCTGCTGCGCCTCGCCGACTTGCGCAATCGCGAGCTCATATTCGATATCGCCGACGACGAACTCGAGCGCTTCTTTGCTACGATCGAAGTGCTGCTCAAGCGCTCGGTCGCTCTTTACGAGCAGGAGCGCGCTCGCGCCAATACGCCAGACCGCGGCGAGGGCGAAGGCGACGTAACGATCGCCCAGCGCCGCGTGGACGAGGCGATCCTGGTCGACCGCACACGCATCATGTCGCCGCTGCTGACGCTGAGTGCCTATTTCAGCCGCAGCGGCGCGCTCGCGTTCAAACGCCGTACCGGTCTCTCGAACTTCGAAGCATGGGTGCTCAATGAAATCGGGATGGCCGCGCCGATAGATTGGCCCACGCTGACCGCGGCGTTGCAGCGCGATCACAGCCAGGCCGGGCGTACGGTCAAGGCCCTCATGGATCGCGGTCTCATCGCACGCGATGGCCGGCCCGGGCGGCGGCACGGCAAGTTCTATCCGACGGCAGAAGGCCAACGGCTCTATAATCTCATTCAGGAGACCAGCGTCGAGCGCAGCAGCTTTCTGATGGCGCCGCTCGGCGACGAGGAGCGCACCCGGTTCTTGGCGACATTCGACAAGCTCAGGCGCAACGCGGTTGCCCAGCTCGAACGCGAGCGCGCGCTCGAGGAACTCGATTGCGACTGA
- a CDS encoding TonB-dependent receptor domain-containing protein has protein sequence MAGGAGLAIAGSPALAQAGGQVDTNEPVQCTPGVDADCAQVTDETTQAAGIVVTGSRIVRRDYESNSPLVTVDESLLQSSTTSAIEQNLNKLPQFVPSKTPVGANAGDIQPTATNTPGSANISLRGLGANRNLVLIDGRRATPGNATGVVDINTIPSAAVERVEIITGGASATYGADAIGGVANFILKKNFQGLELDGTAGLSEHGGGFEYQVSGIMGADFDDGRGNVSFAMSTNKREAIYQRDLPWFVDRWADPNVGGTGFFLPRAGVSSNGVNPDQMISYFPGANLNGSTLVLKPGADPTLSSSYSCTYPNNPNPIDSGLCVPANFGFGYFNLFQNTGAFTLYANPDGSVFTGSGFAQRGGASQAQGVDGYTLKQTAIGTVAANDTYLYEQLPLTRYNFLARGNYEINDWIGVFGQAMYTHVHTHTVQEPGPVVGGWSASIPYGYDAYTGDSARGIPSSLNADGSTNAAYLPGGQYGLTACPTTGGCPKYVVFPLPADLQALMLGRGTGTNFLGNLLANSESNVDLAYLFDDPRENDSDVDTYNITAGLQGSIPDTDWTWEVFANFGESSTYAIQTGVKSLNRLRALITSPNWGQGFSAQSNDAGDGFGANFATCTSGYNFFADPSTISQDCREAIRADLKNRSKIQQNIWEANITGSLFDLPAGPLQAALGASYRETNYIYQNDTLTTQGVSFQDQALGIYPSGDTKGEINVKELYGELLVPVLRDSFIRSLDLELGGRISDYNTTGTSYTYKLLGDMAVTDWLRVRGGFNRAERAPNIAELFLSPQQTFAFNALGDICSKRSSYRISAGAGTPNEADITAVCAARMDATAGVGSGSAYYGQPVAQMPAPGGGFAFPTLVGNANLRPEVADTWTAGFVISSPFTSPALNRLRLSVDWFSIKIKDAIGFSPGAALQVCFDPFYNPLVTGAAGSSSQAAAAAAADVCNGVNYQASATPGGAPNLGNIIMTYNNSGAIDIEGIDAQLDWAVPVGPGTLNLNVVGSYFIHYNVAELASNPNTDYTGTFGTTAAGLSGAAFEWQTLTTLGYRVGGANLALQWQHRPSVEDSSEALFPTPTTGGPSYDMFNLSGSYALTENLTVRFGVDNLFNKRPPYTGIDTSANTALGQLPGGSFSSQYYNTLGRRYSLGANVKF, from the coding sequence ATGGCCGGCGGCGCCGGCCTCGCGATCGCGGGAAGCCCGGCTCTGGCGCAAGCCGGTGGCCAGGTCGACACCAACGAACCGGTGCAGTGCACGCCGGGCGTCGACGCCGACTGCGCCCAGGTCACCGACGAGACGACCCAAGCTGCGGGCATCGTCGTTACCGGCTCGCGCATCGTGCGCCGCGACTATGAATCGAACAGCCCGCTTGTCACTGTCGATGAGTCGCTGCTGCAAAGTTCGACGACCTCGGCGATCGAGCAAAACCTCAACAAGCTGCCGCAGTTCGTCCCCTCCAAAACGCCGGTTGGCGCTAACGCAGGTGATATCCAGCCGACGGCAACCAATACCCCGGGTTCCGCGAACATTTCGTTGCGCGGTCTTGGCGCCAACCGCAACCTCGTACTAATCGACGGTCGGCGGGCGACACCGGGCAACGCAACGGGCGTGGTTGATATCAATACTATTCCATCCGCCGCGGTGGAGCGCGTCGAGATCATCACCGGCGGCGCCTCGGCGACCTACGGGGCCGATGCTATCGGCGGTGTGGCCAACTTCATCCTTAAGAAGAACTTCCAGGGCCTTGAGCTCGACGGTACTGCCGGTCTCAGCGAGCACGGTGGCGGCTTCGAATATCAGGTGTCCGGAATCATGGGCGCCGATTTCGACGACGGACGAGGCAACGTGTCGTTCGCCATGTCAACCAATAAGCGCGAAGCGATCTATCAACGGGATCTGCCGTGGTTCGTCGACCGTTGGGCAGACCCGAACGTTGGTGGCACCGGCTTCTTCCTGCCCCGGGCCGGCGTGTCGTCGAATGGCGTCAATCCGGACCAGATGATCAGCTACTTCCCCGGCGCAAACCTCAACGGTTCGACGTTGGTCCTCAAGCCAGGAGCCGACCCGACCCTTTCGAGCAGTTATAGCTGTACCTATCCCAACAACCCCAATCCGATTGACAGCGGCCTGTGCGTTCCCGCCAATTTCGGCTTCGGTTACTTCAACCTGTTCCAAAACACGGGCGCCTTCACGCTGTATGCCAACCCGGACGGAAGCGTCTTTACCGGTAGTGGATTTGCTCAGCGTGGGGGCGCCTCCCAAGCCCAGGGCGTAGACGGTTACACCTTGAAACAGACTGCCATCGGCACGGTCGCGGCCAATGACACCTATCTGTACGAGCAGCTGCCGCTCACTCGCTACAACTTCCTGGCTCGCGGCAATTATGAAATCAACGACTGGATCGGCGTGTTCGGACAGGCGATGTACACCCATGTGCATACGCATACTGTGCAGGAGCCGGGTCCGGTCGTTGGCGGATGGAGCGCAAGCATTCCCTACGGCTACGATGCCTACACGGGTGACTCCGCCCGCGGAATTCCTTCATCTCTCAACGCCGACGGTTCGACAAACGCGGCCTACCTTCCGGGCGGACAATACGGGTTGACCGCCTGCCCGACCACGGGGGGATGCCCGAAGTATGTCGTGTTCCCGCTGCCGGCCGACTTGCAGGCTCTTATGCTGGGTCGCGGGACAGGCACCAATTTCCTCGGAAATCTCCTGGCGAATTCCGAGTCCAATGTAGACTTGGCCTACCTGTTTGACGATCCGCGGGAAAACGACTCCGACGTCGACACCTACAACATCACTGCTGGACTGCAGGGCTCGATCCCCGACACCGACTGGACCTGGGAAGTGTTCGCCAACTTCGGTGAATCCTCGACCTACGCCATCCAGACCGGCGTCAAGTCGCTCAATCGCCTGCGTGCACTCATCACCTCGCCTAACTGGGGTCAGGGTTTCAGTGCGCAGAGCAACGACGCTGGCGACGGTTTCGGCGCAAACTTTGCGACCTGCACCAGCGGCTATAACTTCTTTGCAGATCCTTCCACGATCTCACAAGACTGCCGCGAAGCGATCCGTGCCGATCTGAAGAACCGGTCGAAGATCCAGCAGAACATCTGGGAAGCAAACATAACCGGCTCGCTGTTCGATCTTCCTGCCGGTCCGTTGCAGGCGGCGCTCGGTGCCAGCTATCGCGAAACCAATTACATCTATCAGAACGACACCCTCACTACTCAGGGCGTCTCGTTCCAGGACCAGGCGCTGGGCATCTACCCGAGCGGCGACACCAAAGGCGAAATCAACGTCAAGGAATTGTACGGCGAGCTTCTGGTCCCGGTTCTGCGCGATTCCTTCATTCGTTCGCTCGATCTTGAGTTGGGCGGCCGTATTTCGGACTACAACACCACTGGCACGAGCTATACCTACAAGCTTCTGGGTGACATGGCGGTGACCGATTGGCTTCGCGTCCGTGGCGGCTTCAACCGCGCCGAACGCGCGCCGAACATCGCCGAACTGTTTCTCTCCCCGCAACAGACCTTCGCGTTCAATGCGCTGGGTGACATCTGTTCGAAGCGGTCGAGCTACCGGATTTCGGCGGGTGCGGGTACACCCAACGAAGCGGACATCACGGCGGTCTGCGCCGCGAGGATGGACGCCACTGCTGGTGTCGGCTCTGGTTCGGCTTATTATGGCCAGCCTGTCGCCCAGATGCCCGCCCCCGGAGGCGGCTTCGCCTTCCCGACTCTCGTCGGAAATGCGAACCTGAGGCCTGAAGTGGCGGACACCTGGACTGCGGGGTTCGTTATCTCGTCCCCATTCACAAGCCCGGCGCTGAATCGGCTGCGGTTGTCGGTCGACTGGTTCAGCATCAAGATAAAGGATGCCATCGGCTTCTCGCCGGGTGCGGCCCTCCAGGTGTGCTTCGATCCGTTCTATAACCCGTTGGTTACAGGTGCGGCCGGAAGTTCTTCGCAGGCGGCCGCGGCTGCGGCAGCCGACGTGTGCAACGGTGTGAACTACCAAGCTTCGGCCACGCCGGGAGGCGCTCCAAATCTTGGCAACATCATCATGACTTACAACAACTCAGGTGCCATCGATATCGAAGGTATCGACGCGCAGCTCGATTGGGCGGTTCCGGTCGGACCGGGCACACTCAACCTGAACGTCGTTGGCAGCTATTTCATCCACTACAACGTGGCTGAACTGGCATCGAACCCGAACACGGACTACACGGGGACGTTCGGCACCACAGCCGCCGGACTGAGCGGCGCTGCCTTCGAATGGCAAACGCTGACCACCCTGGGTTACCGGGTTGGCGGTGCGAACCTGGCACTTCAATGGCAACATCGGCCTTCGGTCGAGGATTCCTCGGAAGCCTTGTTCCCCACACCGACGACCGGCGGTCCGTCCTACGACATGTTCAACTTGTCGGGCAGCTACGCCCTTACCGAAAACCTGACCGTCCGGTTCGGCGTAGATAATCTGTTCAATAAGAGGCCGCCTTACACGGGGATCGACACCTCTGCTAACACTGCTCTCGGCCAGCTTCCCGGTGGCAGCTTCTCGTCCCAGTATTATAATACGCTGGGTCGCAGGTATTCGTTGGGAGCGAACGTCAAGTTCTAA